A genome region from Clostridium pasteurianum includes the following:
- a CDS encoding glycosyltransferase family 4 protein, which produces MNIAIDARGINLYGGTGIGTYTSNLVKELLNIDDKNSYTLYWYGRNYKNFIRTNSKINIVSKGYHNFFENCYFPENILKNNIDIYHVPQNGIGLNENIPCIKVSTVHDLIPYIMPETVGRSYLLKFLKNMPFIIENSDAIITVSEYSKKDILKYFPINSDKVYVAPLAANYNYKPLNKENCKKIISKKYDIKKPFILYLGGFSNRKNVKTLIHAFSKANKKLTLKHNLVIIGSCRDELNNLKDLCHKLEISNDVIFTGYISEKLLPVFYNACEIFVYPSLYEGFGLPVLEAMSCKVPVITSNISSMPEIAGDAAILIDPFNTNELKNSIINILEDSNLKENLSIKGLTQAKKFSWKNTAKLTLEAYKKIYEKFS; this is translated from the coding sequence ATGAACATAGCAATTGATGCCAGAGGAATAAATTTATACGGAGGAACTGGAATTGGGACATATACTTCAAATTTAGTAAAAGAACTTTTAAATATTGATGATAAAAATTCATATACACTATATTGGTATGGGCGTAATTATAAGAATTTCATAAGAACAAATTCTAAGATAAATATCGTTTCAAAGGGTTATCACAATTTTTTTGAAAACTGTTACTTCCCTGAAAATATATTAAAAAATAACATTGATATATACCACGTTCCTCAAAACGGCATAGGTCTTAATGAAAATATACCCTGCATAAAAGTCTCTACTGTTCATGACCTTATTCCATATATTATGCCTGAAACGGTGGGTAGAAGTTATCTTTTAAAATTTTTAAAAAATATGCCATTTATAATAGAAAATTCTGATGCAATTATAACTGTATCAGAATATTCTAAAAAAGATATTCTAAAATACTTTCCAATTAATTCAGACAAAGTATATGTAGCACCACTAGCCGCAAATTATAACTATAAACCACTAAACAAAGAAAATTGTAAAAAAATCATTTCAAAAAAATATGATATTAAAAAACCTTTTATTCTTTATCTAGGCGGTTTCAGTAATAGAAAAAATGTCAAAACACTTATACATGCCTTTTCTAAAGCAAATAAAAAATTAACTTTAAAGCACAACCTTGTAATAATTGGTTCCTGTCGTGATGAACTTAATAATTTAAAGGATTTATGTCATAAACTTGAGATATCAAATGATGTTATTTTTACAGGCTATATTTCAGAAAAACTTCTGCCTGTTTTCTATAATGCATGTGAAATATTTGTTTATCCTTCATTATACGAAGGTTTCGGTCTTCCTGTACTTGAGGCAATGAGCTGCAAAGTACCTGTAATAACATCAAATATTTCCTCGATGCCAGAAATTGCAGGAGATGCTGCTATCCTTATAGATCCATTTAATACTAATGAACTAAAAAACTCAATTATAAATATACTTGAAGATAGTAATTTAAAAGAAAATTTAAGCATAAAAGGACTTACTCAAGCCAAAAAGTTTTCTTGGAAAAATACTGCTAAACTTACATTAGAAGCATACAAAAAAATCTATGAAAAATTTTCTTAA
- a CDS encoding CotS family spore coat protein — MSDVEINKILKENYDINVNEAKKIKNVYKIESGSEIYCLKCTHYDYGHVLFIVNAIDHLRKNGFTKIPKIIPTISRKEIIKFQNGYAYLTNWIDSRVCNFDNPVDLKMAAVALASLHKSSRNFIVTNDMNPRIGWFKWLETFKRRKDEILNFQKIICSKENKTEFDNLYMKLMKEETLKADKSINDIKKSQYVDKMQKEYRLKGFCHHDYAHHNILIDKEGEANIIDFDYCILDTHLHDLSSLLIRRMKNGFWDMRTALFILNAYNSIYAIENSDLPIMAAFMEFPQGYWQVGLQYYIEKQPWTEEFFMSKLYKIYKDKGERQEFLDKFMLLKYL; from the coding sequence GTGAGTGATGTAGAAATTAATAAAATATTAAAAGAAAATTATGATATTAACGTAAACGAAGCAAAGAAAATAAAAAACGTTTACAAAATAGAAAGCGGTTCTGAAATTTATTGCCTTAAGTGTACACATTATGATTATGGTCATGTCTTGTTTATAGTTAATGCTATTGATCATCTTAGAAAAAATGGATTCACTAAGATACCCAAAATTATTCCTACAATTAGTAGAAAAGAAATTATAAAATTTCAAAATGGATATGCTTATCTTACAAACTGGATTGATTCAAGAGTATGCAATTTTGATAATCCAGTTGATTTAAAAATGGCAGCAGTTGCCCTTGCTAGTCTTCATAAAAGTAGCAGGAATTTTATTGTTACAAATGATATGAATCCTAGGATTGGATGGTTTAAGTGGCTAGAAACATTCAAGAGAAGAAAAGACGAAATACTAAATTTTCAAAAAATAATTTGTAGCAAAGAGAATAAAACGGAATTTGATAATTTATATATGAAGTTAATGAAGGAAGAAACTTTAAAAGCTGATAAATCAATAAATGATATAAAAAAATCACAGTATGTGGATAAAATGCAGAAGGAATACCGTTTAAAAGGATTTTGCCATCATGATTATGCACATCACAATATACTAATAGATAAAGAGGGAGAGGCAAATATTATTGATTTTGATTACTGTATTCTAGATACACATCTTCATGACTTATCAAGTCTTCTCATAAGAAGAATGAAAAATGGTTTTTGGGATATGCGTACGGCATTATTTATATTAAATGCTTATAATTCTATTTATGCCATTGAAAATAGTGATTTGCCTATCATGGCTGCGTTTATGGAATTTCCACAGGGTTACTGGCAGGTTGGACTTCAATACTATATAGAAAAGCAGCCATGGACAGAGGAGTTTTTTATGAGTAAATTGTATAAAATTTATAAGGATAAGGGTGAAAGACAGGAATTCTTAGATAAATTTATGTTACTCAAGTATTTATAA
- a CDS encoding spore coat protein, whose product MDTVRNVSFTDYIQNKGIKLSKSFPSVDKKNISAKKITEQINIIAEFHSVVKNYNGLDAKTIKNKTGKLIGRYKIQVKNLKKYAAIKEKSSSLNTFEKYFLNTYKDVVKRCEQCLEYINDDEYFNIIKRSMKDSEICLGNCYFDNIWKEKSIFIRDYSDISFNMVEIDGISFINKLKCSNCNLNFKDIIDEYIYAEDISSASKNFMMALISYPNEYIKCIERYRRNGSYETEERFAKRLAKAIKKDGESII is encoded by the coding sequence ATGGATACCGTAAGGAATGTTTCGTTTACAGATTATATACAAAATAAGGGAATAAAACTTTCAAAAAGCTTTCCATCTGTGGATAAAAAAAATATAAGTGCAAAAAAAATCACAGAACAAATTAATATAATAGCAGAGTTTCATTCTGTAGTTAAAAATTATAATGGTCTTGATGCGAAAACGATAAAAAATAAGACTGGAAAACTTATTGGAAGATATAAAATTCAAGTGAAAAATTTAAAAAAATATGCAGCAATAAAAGAAAAAAGTTCTAGCCTTAATACTTTTGAAAAATATTTTTTAAACACGTATAAGGATGTTGTCAAAAGATGTGAACAATGTTTAGAGTATATTAATGACGATGAATATTTTAATATTATAAAGAGAAGTATGAAAGATAGTGAAATATGTTTAGGAAACTGTTATTTCGACAATATATGGAAAGAAAAAAGCATATTTATAAGAGACTACAGTGATATATCTTTTAATATGGTTGAGATAGATGGAATAAGTTTTATAAATAAATTAAAATGTAGTAACTGTAATTTGAATTTTAAAGATATTATAGATGAATACATTTATGCAGAAGATATTAGTAGTGCAAGTAAGAATTTCATGATGGCACTTATATCGTATCCTAACGAATATATAAAATGTATTGAAAGATACAGACGAAATGGAAGTTATGAAACAGAGGAGAGATTTGCTAAAAGACTTGCTAAAGCAATAAAGAAAGATGGAGAGAGTATTATTTAG
- a CDS encoding CotS family spore coat protein encodes MPSLRSYREKELASYNLDVELFNQFNLSVYSVMPLRKTFLISTDKGDKILKKVDYTLEEFQFILAAVNYIKNENGFNEIMNFNKTIDGKEYYIDNGDLYCVMDMIEGKECEYSNPIDLSVSAFGLGKLHSASEGFRYSELECKNIWGKMIKSFIRKKEEIAFLKNMVKLYENLNEFDNIFLENVDYYIKQMEKSIDILEKSQYYKLCSEEDKIVLCHHDLAHRNIIIKDEKAYFIDFDYAIIDLKVHDLCNMISKAVKVFDYSINNSKIIISNYLKSNSLNANEFEVLFGMLSFPEDFYNMAKVYYTKRKEWSDETFISRMNKKICNEENRIEFLTDFKKNFKI; translated from the coding sequence ATGCCGAGTTTAAGATCATATAGGGAAAAAGAGTTGGCGAGTTATAATTTGGATGTAGAGTTATTTAATCAATTTAATCTTTCTGTATATAGTGTAATGCCTCTTAGAAAAACATTTTTAATTTCTACGGATAAGGGTGATAAAATACTAAAAAAAGTAGATTATACTCTTGAGGAATTTCAATTTATTTTAGCTGCAGTGAATTATATAAAAAATGAAAATGGATTTAACGAAATTATGAATTTTAATAAGACGATAGATGGAAAAGAATACTATATAGACAATGGTGATTTATATTGTGTTATGGATATGATAGAGGGTAAAGAATGTGAATATAGTAACCCAATTGATTTAAGTGTAAGTGCATTTGGTTTAGGAAAACTTCATAGTGCTTCTGAGGGATTTAGGTACAGCGAACTTGAGTGTAAAAATATATGGGGTAAAATGATAAAGAGTTTTATAAGAAAAAAGGAAGAAATAGCTTTCTTGAAGAATATGGTGAAACTATATGAGAATTTAAATGAGTTTGATAATATTTTCCTTGAAAATGTAGATTATTATATAAAACAAATGGAGAAAAGCATTGATATTCTAGAGAAAAGCCAATATTATAAGTTGTGCAGCGAGGAGGATAAAATAGTACTGTGTCATCATGATTTAGCTCATCGAAATATAATTATAAAAGATGAAAAGGCATATTTTATAGATTTTGATTATGCAATAATAGATCTTAAAGTGCATGATCTTTGCAATATGATATCAAAAGCAGTAAAAGTATTTGATTACAGCATTAACAATTCAAAAATTATAATTTCAAATTACTTAAAATCCAATAGTCTTAATGCTAATGAATTTGAAGTACTGTTTGGAATGCTTAGTTTTCCTGAAGATTTTTATAATATGGCAAAGGTATATTATACTAAAAGAAAAGAATGGTCTGATGAAACATTTATAAGTAGGATGAATAAAAAGATTTGTAATGAAGAGAATAGGATAGAGTTTCTTACAGATTTTAAAAAGAATTTTAAGATTTGA
- a CDS encoding glycosyltransferase family 4 protein: MKIGIDGRAAKWYRGTGIGTYTYQLINHINKLDQINDYTIFLPGSLNLNLNFKNNFKLKNINCTTRNDFWDEVNTRANTINADEAELYHVPQNGIGLPSYKSCRFTITLHDIIPYKMPETVSKKYLQIFQTELPKIIPLCDGIITVSNFSKSDISTFFNYPKNNIFVTYLSAENIYKPIDKNLSKNIIKKAYGVDCDYILYVGGFSPRKNISGIIQAFSKMKRSSTSKLKLIVAGKKGPSYENYIDIAKKLNISSDIIFPGFVPLKYMPFLYNAAEFLVYPSFYEGFGLPPLEAMACKLPVITSNITSLYELFCNSALMVNPYDINRLSDCMELMYNDKCIREAFSKKGFELSKKLTWNNTALSTVNAYKNILRLK, translated from the coding sequence ATGAAAATAGGAATTGACGGCAGGGCAGCCAAATGGTATCGAGGCACAGGTATAGGGACATATACTTATCAACTTATTAATCATATAAACAAGCTTGATCAAATAAACGATTATACTATTTTTTTACCAGGTTCCCTAAATCTAAATTTAAATTTTAAAAATAATTTTAAATTAAAAAATATAAATTGCACAACAAGAAATGACTTTTGGGATGAAGTTAATACTAGAGCAAATACAATAAACGCTGATGAAGCTGAATTGTATCATGTTCCTCAAAATGGCATCGGCCTTCCCAGTTATAAAAGCTGCCGTTTTACTATAACGCTTCATGACATCATCCCATATAAAATGCCTGAAACTGTTAGTAAAAAATATCTTCAAATTTTTCAAACTGAACTTCCTAAAATAATTCCTCTTTGTGATGGAATTATAACAGTATCTAATTTTTCCAAAAGTGATATATCAACATTTTTTAATTATCCTAAAAACAATATATTTGTAACTTATTTATCTGCTGAAAATATATACAAACCCATTGATAAAAATCTTTCAAAAAATATAATAAAAAAAGCATATGGAGTAGACTGTGATTATATATTATACGTGGGAGGTTTTAGCCCTAGAAAAAATATTTCAGGTATAATACAAGCTTTTAGCAAAATGAAAAGAAGCTCTACTTCAAAATTAAAACTCATAGTAGCAGGTAAAAAAGGTCCCTCATATGAAAATTATATTGATATCGCAAAAAAATTAAATATATCGTCAGATATTATATTTCCTGGTTTTGTGCCACTAAAATATATGCCATTTTTATATAATGCTGCAGAATTTTTAGTCTATCCATCTTTCTATGAAGGTTTTGGACTACCTCCCCTTGAAGCTATGGCTTGTAAGCTTCCTGTAATTACTTCTAATATAACATCACTTTATGAATTATTTTGTAATTCTGCACTTATGGTAAACCCATATGATATAAATAGGCTTAGTGATTGCATGGAACTTATGTATAATGATAAATGTATAAGAGAAGCTTTTTCTAAAAAGGGATTTGAACTTTCAAAAAAACTTACCTGGAATAATACAGCCCTTTCAACTGTTAATGCCTATAAAAATATACTTAGACTAAAATAA
- a CDS encoding CotS family spore coat protein — MMREFEIERQFNIKIEHIKPNKGVYFVKTNQGNKCLKKINYGVQKLLFVYAAKEHLINNGFKYVDKYCLNTEENPYALVNEDIYTLSEWIDGRECSFYDTGDLVKASKTLAEMHECSKGYEPPENSKLKSDLGRWPHLMEKRIKALDKMRDMARKRGNKKDFDVNYIKNEDFFKEQGIKSMNILKNSKYENLCAIADEEKGFCHHDYTYHNIIIDNSDNVYVIDFDYCKREVRAYDISNFMIKVLKRSNWNIKTAELILDSYNSVSKLSEDEYGVIYAFLVFPQRFWRLANRYYYNEVNWGQNTFNNKMEELIEEREKYIKFIDEFKEVYNPH, encoded by the coding sequence ATGATGAGGGAATTTGAAATTGAGAGGCAGTTCAATATTAAAATTGAACATATTAAGCCTAATAAGGGCGTGTATTTTGTTAAGACAAACCAAGGTAACAAATGCCTCAAAAAAATAAATTATGGTGTGCAAAAATTATTATTTGTTTATGCTGCAAAAGAACACCTTATAAATAATGGTTTCAAATATGTAGATAAGTATTGTCTTAATACAGAAGAGAATCCCTATGCATTAGTAAATGAAGATATTTATACATTATCTGAATGGATAGATGGGAGAGAATGCAGTTTTTATGATACAGGTGATCTGGTTAAAGCATCAAAAACGCTTGCAGAAATGCATGAATGTTCAAAAGGATATGAGCCGCCAGAAAATAGTAAATTAAAAAGTGACCTTGGAAGATGGCCGCATCTTATGGAAAAGAGAATTAAAGCTTTAGATAAGATGAGAGATATGGCAAGAAAGAGAGGGAATAAGAAGGATTTTGATGTAAATTATATTAAAAATGAAGATTTTTTTAAAGAGCAAGGCATAAAATCTATGAATATACTTAAAAATTCAAAGTATGAGAATTTATGTGCAATAGCAGATGAAGAAAAGGGATTCTGCCATCACGATTATACTTATCATAATATAATAATAGATAATTCTGATAATGTATATGTTATAGATTTTGATTATTGTAAAAGAGAAGTAAGAGCTTATGATATTTCAAATTTTATGATAAAAGTACTTAAACGCTCTAATTGGAATATTAAAACAGCTGAACTTATTTTGGATTCTTATAATAGTGTATCGAAATTAAGTGAAGATGAATACGGTGTTATATATGCATTTTTAGTATTTCCACAAAGATTTTGGCGACTTGCTAATAGATATTATTACAATGAGGTAAATTGGGGGCAAAACACTTTTAATAATAAAATGGAGGAACTTATTGAGGAGAGAGAAAAATACATTAAGTTCATCGATGAATTTAAAGAAGTTTATAATCCCCATTAG
- the yabG gene encoding sporulation peptidase YabG, whose product MVIGDFVVRKSYGGDITFKIIDIVSSKKGTYCILKGVNLRIVADSPEGDLKLVQSNNEGKVESVFNEFINNSIRNIILRRNSGPAAMVNTIERKKIYKKKKMRIQNSSKHDSSVELTFARPGRVLHVDGDSEYLEVCLKVYKQLSIDTVGKVIPEKEQPDKIVDIVKEVKPDIVVITGHDGMVKNATDYMDIKNYRNSAYFMKAVSNLRDYEPSYDDLVIFAGACQSCYEGILDCGANYASSPGRVLIHCLDPVFVCEKVAYTSVSDIVNIKDVVKGTVTGVKGIGGLQTRGKCREGYPKSSYRII is encoded by the coding sequence TTGGTTATCGGTGATTTTGTTGTAAGAAAATCTTATGGCGGAGATATAACTTTTAAAATAATAGATATAGTATCAAGTAAAAAAGGTACTTACTGTATTCTTAAAGGTGTTAATTTAAGAATAGTAGCTGATTCCCCTGAGGGTGACTTAAAACTTGTACAATCAAATAATGAGGGCAAAGTTGAAAGTGTTTTTAATGAATTTATAAATAATTCTATTAGAAATATAATTTTGCGCAGGAATAGTGGACCTGCAGCAATGGTGAACACTATAGAAAGAAAGAAAATATATAAGAAAAAAAAAATGAGAATACAAAATTCAAGTAAGCATGATAGTAGTGTAGAATTGACTTTTGCAAGACCTGGTAGAGTACTCCATGTTGACGGTGATTCGGAATATCTTGAAGTTTGTCTTAAGGTATATAAGCAGCTTTCAATAGATACTGTAGGTAAGGTTATACCAGAAAAAGAACAACCAGATAAAATAGTTGATATTGTAAAAGAAGTAAAACCGGATATAGTTGTAATAACAGGGCATGATGGTATGGTTAAAAATGCTACAGATTACATGGATATAAAAAATTATAGAAATTCTGCGTATTTTATGAAAGCTGTTTCTAACCTAAGAGATTACGAACCAAGCTATGATGATTTAGTTATATTTGCTGGTGCATGTCAGTCTTGCTATGAAGGAATTTTAGATTGTGGTGCTAACTATGCAAGTTCCCCAGGGAGAGTACTTATTCATTGTTTAGATCCAGTTTTTGTATGTGAAAAAGTAGCATATACAAGTGTAAGTGATATAGTTAATATTAAAGATGTGGTTAAAGGAACTGTAACAGGTGTTAAAGGTATAGGTGGATTACAAACAAGAGGAAAATGCAGAGAAGGCTATCCTAAATCATCGTATAGAATCATATAG
- a CDS encoding Veg family protein translates to MIGQNGLASIKANIENHVGEKVTLKSNGGRKKIVVNNGVIEKTYPSIFVVRLDSDTQRTVTYSYSDVLTKSVQIVFGA, encoded by the coding sequence GTGATAGGGCAGAATGGTTTGGCCTCGATTAAAGCTAATATAGAGAATCATGTTGGCGAGAAAGTTACACTTAAATCAAATGGCGGAAGAAAAAAGATTGTTGTTAATAATGGAGTCATAGAAAAGACTTATCCGAGTATTTTTGTTGTTAGATTAGATAGCGACACCCAAAGGACTGTGACATATAGTTATTCAGATGTGTTAACTAAATCAGTACAGATTGTTTTTGGTGCATGA
- a CDS encoding DUF3794 and LysM peptidoglycan-binding domain-containing protein: MAAELVMENIDYEKTIGQNVVDTVIKEEYVIPDTRPDVKQILMVDAKPKILNTEIMQDKIYVEGQMEFSVIYSGIEDSKNDVYGVNYTSKFSNYIDISNCERDMVCNVNPYVEHMDCNIVNERKICVEGIIEIKAKVNEPSKADMVKDVVGIGEVQFLRNKIKIDNIVGRKSIDLIAKSNIQIPEDKEEIGDILKCDVNTHKRNVKILDGKIEASAFAHVGILYKSKESGEINYLEDDVPISGEEDIEGADPTMDNDSSFNVDAYEFVVKENDLGEKRIIATDAIVKCDVKVINRTEVNSIDDVYSPEVVLNVEKKDYMVNMLKEHALSECIVKENIEIPSDYPAPTAIVASFGDVIITEKKMFENKVSTDGILNVTVLCKTADKDRMVYALNEEIPFNSSSEVDGCKIDMSCNVRGNIENIEGKLEANTIAIKALVSLDIQVNYDEQKSFIVNVEPSEDGIPEKRASITIYCVQTGDSLWKIAKQYATTVENIVKANNVEDEKAIMPGQKLIIPGRIVL; the protein is encoded by the coding sequence ATGGCAGCTGAATTGGTAATGGAAAATATAGATTATGAAAAAACAATTGGACAAAATGTTGTTGATACTGTTATTAAAGAGGAATATGTTATACCTGATACTAGGCCGGATGTTAAACAAATACTTATGGTAGATGCAAAGCCTAAAATTTTAAATACGGAAATAATGCAGGATAAAATATATGTGGAAGGCCAAATGGAATTTAGTGTAATATACTCGGGTATTGAAGATTCAAAAAATGATGTGTATGGAGTAAATTATACATCTAAATTTTCTAACTATATAGATATATCTAATTGTGAACGGGATATGGTTTGCAATGTAAACCCATATGTAGAGCATATGGACTGTAATATTGTAAATGAAAGAAAAATATGTGTTGAAGGGATAATTGAAATTAAAGCTAAAGTTAATGAACCATCTAAAGCTGATATGGTGAAGGATGTAGTTGGAATTGGTGAAGTACAGTTTTTAAGAAATAAAATTAAAATAGACAACATAGTTGGAAGAAAATCGATAGATCTAATTGCAAAATCAAATATACAGATACCTGAGGATAAAGAAGAAATAGGGGATATATTAAAGTGTGATGTTAATACTCATAAAAGGAATGTTAAAATTTTAGATGGAAAAATAGAGGCAAGTGCTTTTGCACATGTAGGTATATTATATAAAAGTAAAGAATCAGGAGAAATTAATTACCTTGAAGATGATGTGCCAATAAGTGGAGAAGAGGATATTGAAGGGGCAGATCCTACTATGGATAATGATTCTTCTTTCAATGTTGATGCCTATGAATTTGTTGTCAAGGAAAATGATTTAGGGGAAAAGAGGATAATAGCTACAGATGCAATTGTAAAATGTGATGTTAAAGTTATTAATAGGACAGAAGTAAATTCAATAGATGATGTATATTCACCTGAAGTTGTTTTAAATGTTGAAAAAAAAGATTACATGGTAAATATGCTTAAGGAGCATGCGCTTTCTGAATGCATAGTTAAAGAAAATATAGAAATCCCTTCTGATTATCCGGCACCAACGGCTATAGTTGCAAGTTTTGGTGATGTAATTATTACCGAGAAGAAGATGTTTGAAAATAAAGTTTCAACAGATGGTATATTAAATGTTACAGTGCTTTGCAAAACTGCAGACAAGGATAGAATGGTGTATGCTTTAAACGAAGAGATACCTTTTAATTCTTCTTCAGAAGTAGATGGCTGTAAAATAGATATGTCTTGTAATGTTAGAGGAAATATTGAAAATATAGAAGGCAAATTAGAGGCTAATACTATAGCAATTAAGGCCCTTGTATCTCTTGATATACAGGTTAATTATGATGAGCAAAAGAGCTTTATAGTAAATGTGGAACCATCAGAAGATGGCATTCCAGAAAAGAGAGCTAGTATTACTATATATTGTGTTCAAACTGGAGATTCATTGTGGAAAATAGCAAAGCAATATGCTACTACAGTAGAAAATATAGTAAAAGCTAATAATGTTGAAGATGAAAAAGCAATAATGCCGGGGCAGAAACTTATAATACCTGGAAGAATTGTTTTATAA
- the ispE gene encoding 4-(cytidine 5'-diphospho)-2-C-methyl-D-erythritol kinase, which translates to MEIKAYAKINISLDVVGKREDGYHLLKMIMQSIDLYDVIDIKAVDKGIRIASDSKKIPNDSRNIAYRAAKLFLDTYKIKSGVSIHIKKNIPVAAGLAGGSTDGAAVLKLLRKLFKPELTDNELINLGVKIGADIPFCIVGGTALCEGIGEKITVLKKLGNKILVLVKPEFGVSTKEVYMKYDGCKNVKHPDSTALIRAVNDGNFNFVVNNMVNVLENVTSSEYEDINKIKCKAMEYKALGSMMSGSGPTVFSFFKDNTLAQEYFNEMKKKYKQVFIVRTV; encoded by the coding sequence ATGGAGATTAAAGCTTATGCTAAAATAAATATTTCATTAGATGTTGTAGGTAAAAGGGAAGATGGGTATCATTTACTTAAAATGATAATGCAAAGTATTGACTTATACGATGTAATTGATATAAAAGCTGTAGATAAAGGTATACGTATAGCTTCAGACAGTAAAAAGATACCTAATGACAGTAGAAATATAGCTTATAGGGCAGCAAAACTTTTTTTAGATACATATAAAATTAAGAGTGGAGTCAGTATACATATAAAAAAGAATATACCTGTAGCTGCTGGGCTTGCAGGTGGAAGTACTGATGGAGCGGCAGTATTAAAACTTCTTAGAAAGCTTTTTAAACCGGAGCTTACAGATAATGAACTTATAAATTTGGGGGTAAAAATAGGTGCTGATATACCTTTTTGTATAGTAGGTGGTACAGCATTATGTGAGGGTATAGGAGAAAAAATAACTGTACTCAAAAAGTTAGGTAATAAAATACTTGTACTTGTAAAACCTGAATTTGGAGTTTCTACGAAGGAAGTTTATATGAAATATGATGGGTGCAAAAATGTAAAACATCCTGATAGTACGGCATTAATAAGAGCTGTGAACGATGGAAATTTTAATTTTGTGGTTAACAATATGGTTAATGTTTTGGAGAATGTTACTTCAAGTGAATATGAAGATATAAATAAGATAAAATGTAAGGCAATGGAGTATAAAGCTTTGGGGAGTATGATGAGCGGAAGTGGGCCAACTGTTTTTTCGTTCTTTAAGGACAATACTCTAGCACAGGAATATTTTAATGAAATGAAAAAGAAATATAAACAAGTTTTTATAGTGAGGACGGTATAG